The Longimicrobium sp. region AACTCCGCGCGCTGTGCCGACACCATCGTAGGGGCTGCGATTCATCGCGCCCGTGCCCGCCGCCGCACCGCCCCACGCACGACGGCACCGATGCACGCGAAACGCCCCTCCCCCAGGCAGTTTTGGGGGAGGGGCCGCGAGGTGACGAGCGGGGGAGGGGGCCCCGCCCCCTACAACCGCCGCCTCCCCCGCGTCACCAGGCGCAGGATGAAGAGCAGGACGACCGCGCCCACGAAGGCGGTGAAGATGGTGCCCGCCAGGCCGCTGAACGGGGTGGTGACGCCGAGCTGCTTGAAGAGCCATCCGCCGACGAAGGCGCCCACGATACCGACCACGATGTCGCCGATCAGC contains the following coding sequences:
- a CDS encoding GlsB/YeaQ/YmgE family stress response membrane protein; the protein is MDLLTWLIVGLVAGVLASLVMGGVGLIGDIVVGIVGAFVGGWLFKQLGVTTPFSGLAGTIFTAFVGAVVLLFILRLVTRGRRRL